Below is a window of Geomonas oryzisoli DNA.
TCCTCGTACACGCCGAGCACCAGGGCGCCGAACCCCTTTCTGCTGCGGCGCGGCTGGGTGAAGCCGCAGATCACCGCCTCCTGTTGCAGGCGTACCTTGATTTTCAGCCACTCCTTGCTCCTTCTTCCCGCCTGGTACAGGCTGGCGGCACGTTTGGCCAGGATCCCCTCCAGGTTGTTCTGGCGCGCCAGCTCGAAGAACTCCCTGCCGTACTCCATGACGTGGTCGCTGTAGCGGATGTCGGCAAGGTCCGGCAGCAGGGCACGCAGCCGCTCCTTGCGGGCCAAAAGCGGCTGGTTGCGCAGGTCTTCACCGTTGAGGTAGAGCAGGTCGAAGACGAAATAGGCGATGTTGCCGCGGCCGGTGCGCTGGTAGTTCTGCAGCAGCTGAAAATAGGAGCGCCCGCTGTCGTCGAGCGCCACCACCTCGCCGTCGAAAATGGCGTCGACGCCGAGGGAGGCCAGCGCCGCGACAACAGTGGGGAATTTTTTGTTGAAGGAGAGGTTGTTGCGCGAGTAGAGGGAGACTTTGCTGCCGGAGACTTCGGCTAGGGCGCGGTAGCCGTCGAGCTTGATCTCGAAAAGCCAGTCCGGGTCGTCGAAGGACTCGGCCGCGGAGGTGGCAAGCATGGGGGTGCCGGCTGACACTGTGGACCTGATGGACCCGGTGGACCCGGTGGACCCGGTGGACCCGGGAGAGTTGGTGGGGGTGGTGGGGGTGGCGGACTCTGCGGGCGGTGTTGGGGGGGCGCCTGTTGCTTGCTCCTCCCCCAGGAGGGGGGAGGAAGGGTGGAGGGGAGCCGGTGCGGCGGCACCTGGTTGCCGCGCCTGCACGGACACGCGCTGCGGCATCCGGCCGGCCCGCACGTCCTCGATGGTCGCGTTGCTCACCACGGAACGGTCCAGGAGGGTCACGTCGTCGCTGCTGACGAACGGGTCCTTTTTCTTGATCAGCAGCCAGGAGTTCCCCTTGTCCCCCTTGATGCGCACCAGGGCGAACTCGCCGTTCAGCTTCTCACCGTGCAACACGAACTTCAGGTCGCCTTTCTGCAATCCCTCGCGCAAAAGCTCGAGACTCCGCTCCGGGGCCTCGCTTCCCGACGCATGGAAGGTGCCGGTGTCCCAGATGATCACTTCACCGGCGCCGTAGTTCCCTTTGGGGATCACTCCCTCGAAGTCGCCATACTCGTAAGGATGGTCCTCGACCATCATGGCCAGCCGCTTCACGGCAGGGTCGAGTGAGGGACCCTTGGGAATGGCCCAGCTCTTCAACACGCCGTCCAGCTCCAGGCGAAAATCGTAATGCAGGTGGGAGGCGGCATGCTTGTGGACCACGAAACGCAAGGCCCTGGCGGACCTCGCCCCGCTCCCGGCGGGCTCGGGTGTCCTGCTCAGGTCCCGTTTGCGCTGATACTCTTCCAGTCCCATGAGAACACCTCCTTTGGCTGCACATGAGTCTATCACAGCAACAGCACGCGGGAGATTGACAAAAGGAGAGCGGCGGCTAGATTATTATGCGTTGCTAATTTTGAGGCTAACCCAAGGCCCATCGCGGGCGCAAGAAAGGAGAGGAAGCATGAAGGTCCAGGAGATCAAGGAGATCGCACAAAAGATGGACATCCCGTGCGGGAAGCTGAAAAAAGGCGAGCTGATCCGCCTTATCCAAAACAAGGAAGGAAATAGCGCGTGTTTCGATTCGGGGCAGTCATCCCAGTGCGGGCAGCAGGGCTGCCTCTGGGCGGAGGACTGCAACTGAGGACCTGCCGGGAGGAGGCGCCGATGGACTTCGACTACACCAAGTACGAGTACATTCCAGAGTGCAAGGACGGTTGCGGCGCCATAACCGACTGGTTGAGCAGCAGGGAAATGGCGCGCGAGGCGGGGGAGAACCACCACAAGTCGACGGGTCACGAGTGGACCCTGCTGGAAAAGATGCGGGAGGAGTAGCACGCCATGTTATGGGGGTCATGCTGACTGAAGGAGGAAAGAGCGGTTTACCCGCGGCCATACGGGTCGCGAGCGAACAAATACCAAAAACTGATCCGGAGGAAAGCATGAACAGAGACGACATTCTCGACCAATTGGAAAAACTGATCCAGCTGGATGTGGACGCGACCCATGCCTATGACCAGGCCATCAAGAACGTGAACGAGGTGGTCATCAAGGACAAGTTGATCCAGTTCCAGGCGGACCACCGCAAGCACATCGACCTCCTCTCCGCGAAGCTGCTGGAGCTCGGGGGGACCCCGCCGGAGCTCACCTCCGACTTCAAGGGGTTCCTCATCTCCGGCTTCACGGCCCTGCGCAGCCTGACCGGCTCGAAGGGGGCACTGGAGGCGATGGAGAGCAACGAACGCCTGACCACCAGCCGTTACGAGGAGGCCTCCAAGCTCGATTTCCCCGTGGACATCTCGGCCATCGTGCGTGCCAACTACGCCGACGAGCAGCGCCACCTCTCCTTCATCCGCGAAGCACTGCCGACGTTGCGCAAGTAGGGTAACACCGAAAGCGCAACACCCTTCCGCCACGGCTGTGCTGCGGGAAAGCCCGGATCCACTGGATCCGGGCTTTCTTTTTTCATTAGGGCCGGAGGAAACGGGACTCATCTTCTGCGAAAGCGCCTCTCGCAAGGCATTGACATGAGTGGTCGCTAATGTATCTTTGGTTAGTATTTTTTTATGTGAATCCGGCCGCTCTCATGGGAGGGCAGTTATGGCCGGCGGAGGTGGTCATGGTAGCGGGTGGCTGGCGCGTAGAACTCGGCGCCACGGTTTTGAAGGATGGGACGCAGTTCCGGGTCTGGGCCCCCAAGTCCAAGACGGTGAACGTCCTCATCCTCTCCGGCAAGGCAACCGGCACGGTGGCCATGCAGCCGGAGGGAAAAGGATACTATTCGATCACCGTCCCCGGCGTGGCCGACGGCGACCGCTATCTCTACCAGCTCGACTCCGGCAGGACCTTTCCCGATCCCGTGTCACGCTACCAGCCCGACGGCGTGCACGAGCCGTCCCAGGTGGTGGACCCGGAACAGTTCCTGTGGAGCGAGGAGGGGTGGCAGGGTATCCCGTTGGAGCAGTACCGCATCTACGAAATCCACGTCGGTACCTTCACCGTGGAAGGGACCTTCGAAGCGGTGATCCAGCATCTGGACTACCTGGTCGAGCTGGGGATCACCGCGCTGGAGATCATGCCGGTGTCGCAATGCCCGGGGAGGCGCAACTGGGGCTACGACGGCGTGTACCATTTCGCCCCCCAAAGCAACTACGGCGGCCCCGAAGGGCTGAGAAGGCTGGTGAACGCCTGTCACAGGAAGGGACTCGCGGTGGTACTGGACGTGGTCTACAACCACTTCGGCCCGGAGGGGTGCTACCTGGACGACTTCGGCCACTACTTCACCGACAAGTACCGCACCCCCTGGGGGCGGGCCATGAACCTCGACGGCGCTGACAGCGACCCGGTCCTGGAATACTTCCTGGGCAACGCCGCCTACTGGACGACGGAATTCCGTTTCGACGGGCTGCGGCTGGATGCGGTGGACTGGATCTTCGACCAGACCCCGAAGCCGCTTTTGCGCCGCCTGGCCGACGAGATCCACCAGCACCGGGAGCGGCTGGGACGTCAGCTCTACCTCTTCGCGGAGAACGACACCAACGACGTGCGCCTGATCAATTCCCCGGATAAGTGCGGCTTCGGCCTCGATGCACAGTGGTGCGACAACTTCCATCACGCGCTGCGCGCGCTTTTGACCGGCGAGATCACCGGATACTACGAGGATTTCGGCCAGTTCAGCCAGCTGCAGAAGGCGTTCGAGGAGGCCTTCGTCTACACCGGCGAGTACTCGAGGTACCGCAGGCGGCGCCACGGCGGACCTACCGAAAAACATCCCGGCTCGCAGTTCGTGGTCTTCTCGCAGAACCACGACCAGGTCGGTAACCGCAAGTGCGGCGACCGCCTGAGCGCCACCCTCCCTTTGAATCAACTGCTCCTCGCGGCCGCCACGGTGATCCTGTCTCCCTACCTGCCGCTGATCTTCATGGGAGAGGAGTACGGGGAGCGCGCCCCCTTCCACTACTTCATCGACCACACCGACCCGGAACTCGTGGAGTTGGTGCGCAAGGGCAAGCACGAGGAGCATGCCTCCGGGATCTGCGAGGGTGACATCCCTGATCCAGCGGCCGAGTCTACCTTCGAGGAATCAGTGATCGACGTGGCGTCGCCCAAAGAGGGTGAGCAGGCCGTCATCCTCGCCTTCTACAGGAAGCTCTTTGCCCTGCGTACCGCCCTTCCGGCGCTACAGGTGTACCAGCGCGACGCGATGGCGGTCGCGGGGCTGCCTGAACAGAAGGTTCTCTTCCTGAGAAGGTGGACCGGCGGCTCCTCGGTGCTTTGCCTGTTCAGCTTCAGCAACATCCAGCAGGAGATCCCTCTCGATCTGCCGCGGGGAAATTGGGAGCGGGTGCTGGACTCCTCGGGGCAGCAGTGGCGAGGCCCGGGCGAGGAGGCCCCGGAGCGTGTGGAAGTCGGCGATGCGGAGCGGCACCGGATGGTCAGGGTCAACCCTTTCAGCGTGGTGATGTACAGCGCCCAACTTTCAGGAGGAACACATGGAGCCAGCTAAGGAGCGTTTCGTCTGCATCCACGGACACTTTTACCAGCCGCCGCGGGAAAACCCCTGGCTCGAGGCGGTGGAGATACAGGATTCGGCCTTCCCCTATCACGACTGGAACGAACGCATCACCGCCGAGTGCTACGCCTCGAACTCGGCCTCCCGCATCCTGGACGGCGACAGCCGCGTCATGGACATCACCAGCAATTACGCGAAGATAAGCTTCAACTTCGGGCCGACCGTCCTCTCCTGGATGGAGCTTGCCGCCCCCAACATCTACAACGCCATCCTGACCGCGGACAAGCAGAGCATGGAGTGGCGCTCGGGCCACGGCTCCGCCATCGCCCAGGTCTACAACCACATGATCATGCCGCTGGCGAACTCGCGCGACAAGCACACCCAGGTGGTGTGGGGCATCGCCGATTTCCAGAAACGTTTCGGGAGGTTCCCGGAAGGAATGTGGCTCGCCGAGACGGCGGTCGACCTGGAGACGCTGAACATCCTGGCCGAGCAGGGGATCAAGTACACCGTGCTCGCGCCGCACCAGGCCGGAGCGTACCGGGCGCTGGGGACGGAAGAATGGACCGAAACCGAGATCGACCCCACCCGCGCCTACCTCTGCAAGCTCCCCTCCGGGCGCTCCATCACCCTGTTCTTCTACGACGGCCCCATCTCGCGCGCGGTCGCCTTCGAAAACCTCCTGGACAGCGGGGAGGCCCTGGCGGGGCGGCTGATCGGCGGCTTCACCGAAGACCGCGACTGGACCCAGCTGATGCACATCGCCACCGACGGTGAGACCTACGGCCACCATCAGAAATTCGGCGACATGGCGCTTGCCGCCTGCTTGAACCACATCGAGGGGAACAACCTGGCGCGGCTCACCAACTACGGCGAGTACCTGGAACTGTGCCCGCCGGCCATGGAGGTGCAGATCCGCGAGCGGACCTCCTGGAGCTGCGCCCACGGCGTGGAGCGCTGGAACAGCGATTGCGGCTGCTCGGGCGGGGTCCCGGGATGGAACCAGCAGTGGCGCGCCCCGCTTCGCGCCGCGCTCGACTGGCTGCGGGACCGGCTCGCCAAGGGGTTCGAGCAGAAGGGGAGGGAATTTTTCAAGGATCCCTGGCAGGCACGCGACGCCTACATCGAGGTGATCCTGGACCGCAGCATGGAGCGTGCGGAAAGCTTCCTGTCCCAGCACGCCTCCCGGGAACTGGCCAGGGACGAGAAGATTCAGGCCCTGAAACTGCTGGAGATGCAGCGCCACGCCATGCTCATGTACACGAGCTGCGGCTGGTTCTTCGACGAGCTCTCGGGGCTGGAGACGGTCCAGGTGATCGACTACGCGAGCCGCGCCCTGCAGCTCGCCGGGGGAATCGTGGAAAGGAACCTGGAACAGGCCTTCCTGGGCCGGCTCAAGGAGGCCAAGAGCAACATCCCCGAGCACCAGGACGGCCTCTGGATCTACCAGAACTTCGTACTCCCGATCCGGCTCGACCTGGTCAGGGTCGCCGCCCACTACGCCTTCAGCTCGCTCTACGAGGAGTATGAGGAGCGCTCCCAGATCTACTGCTACGCCATCGCCAGGGAGGAGTACCACAAGATCGCCAGCGCGGACGCGGTCATGGCCAT
It encodes the following:
- a CDS encoding DUF3536 domain-containing protein — encoded protein: MEPAKERFVCIHGHFYQPPRENPWLEAVEIQDSAFPYHDWNERITAECYASNSASRILDGDSRVMDITSNYAKISFNFGPTVLSWMELAAPNIYNAILTADKQSMEWRSGHGSAIAQVYNHMIMPLANSRDKHTQVVWGIADFQKRFGRFPEGMWLAETAVDLETLNILAEQGIKYTVLAPHQAGAYRALGTEEWTETEIDPTRAYLCKLPSGRSITLFFYDGPISRAVAFENLLDSGEALAGRLIGGFTEDRDWTQLMHIATDGETYGHHQKFGDMALAACLNHIEGNNLARLTNYGEYLELCPPAMEVQIRERTSWSCAHGVERWNSDCGCSGGVPGWNQQWRAPLRAALDWLRDRLAKGFEQKGREFFKDPWQARDAYIEVILDRSMERAESFLSQHASRELARDEKIQALKLLEMQRHAMLMYTSCGWFFDELSGLETVQVIDYASRALQLAGGIVERNLEQAFLGRLKEAKSNIPEHQDGLWIYQNFVLPIRLDLVRVAAHYAFSSLYEEYEERSQIYCYAIAREEYHKIASADAVMAMGRIHVASEITEEEACLTFCVMRIGSHDFKGGVKEACDAGGYAAMREEMSGAFDKGLYTDLVTLMDKHFGTHSFSLVNLFSDEQRKIINQIIKQSMEEEISSYQEMYERSRPLMEFVKETRVPVPHIFMAVAQPALNEALRHAMSEEEVDADAVHRIVGQIRAWGVAIEEPGTEYFMRRRLEAMSGELRQDPSDLKLMGRMQKYMDLLYEIPINVVLWQMQNDYYQLAKTVYPEYVTRSGGGEEGAGIWLDAFRKLGETLRFNLGAVLPQG
- the ligD gene encoding DNA ligase D, coding for MGLEEYQRKRDLSRTPEPAGSGARSARALRFVVHKHAASHLHYDFRLELDGVLKSWAIPKGPSLDPAVKRLAMMVEDHPYEYGDFEGVIPKGNYGAGEVIIWDTGTFHASGSEAPERSLELLREGLQKGDLKFVLHGEKLNGEFALVRIKGDKGNSWLLIKKKDPFVSSDDVTLLDRSVVSNATIEDVRAGRMPQRVSVQARQPGAAAPAPLHPSSPLLGEEQATGAPPTPPAESATPTTPTNSPGSTGSTGSTGSIRSTVSAGTPMLATSAAESFDDPDWLFEIKLDGYRALAEVSGSKVSLYSRNNLSFNKKFPTVVAALASLGVDAIFDGEVVALDDSGRSYFQLLQNYQRTGRGNIAYFVFDLLYLNGEDLRNQPLLARKERLRALLPDLADIRYSDHVMEYGREFFELARQNNLEGILAKRAASLYQAGRRSKEWLKIKVRLQQEAVICGFTQPRRSRKGFGALVLGVYEDDRLVCIGFAGGGFDDAGLKEMYDLLQPLVQDSSPFQQPVKSDMPVTWVRPELVCEVEFSEWTDENVMRQPIYLGLREDKDPKGVVRELVASAAAPPPKPAAPPPPPAPSQPAPPAKTSSGKRGREELMILDGHRLELSNLDKVFWPDQGYTKGDVVNYYRTMAHAMLPHLVDRPESLYRTPNGIAEPGFFQKEAGELPPAWITTREIYSKHVDKNIKFFVCQDEATLVYMANLGCIEINPWLSRLQNLDYPDYFVIDLDPEDIPFAKVIETALAVREVLDKAGAVSFPKTSGATGIHIYVPLGARYDYDAAGEFAKVIATLVHHKVPDFTSILRSPKLRQKKVYLDFLQNKPGQTLAAPYSIRPRPGATVSAPLKWEEVKPGLDPSRFTIATMPGRLEHLGDLFAGVLGPGIDLEQCIENLERG
- the treZ gene encoding malto-oligosyltrehalose trehalohydrolase translates to MVAGGWRVELGATVLKDGTQFRVWAPKSKTVNVLILSGKATGTVAMQPEGKGYYSITVPGVADGDRYLYQLDSGRTFPDPVSRYQPDGVHEPSQVVDPEQFLWSEEGWQGIPLEQYRIYEIHVGTFTVEGTFEAVIQHLDYLVELGITALEIMPVSQCPGRRNWGYDGVYHFAPQSNYGGPEGLRRLVNACHRKGLAVVLDVVYNHFGPEGCYLDDFGHYFTDKYRTPWGRAMNLDGADSDPVLEYFLGNAAYWTTEFRFDGLRLDAVDWIFDQTPKPLLRRLADEIHQHRERLGRQLYLFAENDTNDVRLINSPDKCGFGLDAQWCDNFHHALRALLTGEITGYYEDFGQFSQLQKAFEEAFVYTGEYSRYRRRRHGGPTEKHPGSQFVVFSQNHDQVGNRKCGDRLSATLPLNQLLLAAATVILSPYLPLIFMGEEYGERAPFHYFIDHTDPELVELVRKGKHEEHASGICEGDIPDPAAESTFEESVIDVASPKEGEQAVILAFYRKLFALRTALPALQVYQRDAMAVAGLPEQKVLFLRRWTGGSSVLCLFSFSNIQQEIPLDLPRGNWERVLDSSGQQWRGPGEEAPERVEVGDAERHRMVRVNPFSVVMYSAQLSGGTHGAS
- a CDS encoding SAP domain-containing protein — its product is MKVQEIKEIAQKMDIPCGKLKKGELIRLIQNKEGNSACFDSGQSSQCGQQGCLWAEDCN
- a CDS encoding ferritin-like domain-containing protein, coding for MNRDDILDQLEKLIQLDVDATHAYDQAIKNVNEVVIKDKLIQFQADHRKHIDLLSAKLLELGGTPPELTSDFKGFLISGFTALRSLTGSKGALEAMESNERLTTSRYEEASKLDFPVDISAIVRANYADEQRHLSFIREALPTLRK